The window GGTGAATTAACCTGCAAAATAAGCAGTCACTTGCTGCAACCCACGCTTTTATCTTGGTGGCTCTAATCTAAATCTCCAAATGGCCTTGATCACTGTCCTCTGCGCACCCTGCCGAACTTGGAAACCCTACAGTCTCCATAGTGGGCAGCCGACAGAGGCCATGCAAGTCCAGCTATGCTATGGAATGAAATAACAAAAACTTACTGACTCTTTCTGCTTTTCAGTTTGAAGAGAAATTTATAGAAAAACCAGAAGACTTGGATAAGTTAAAAAATGGTAAGCCCAGGAACGAAATTCCTCTGATGGGAGTATCCAGTAGAAGTCTCAAGTTGAGGTTTCAACACCACCAACgtgctgtgtgtgtggtgggagtggggttcgTAGAGTGGGAGAAATATGGTTAAAGGTAAGAGGCGGGTCTCCTTGAAAATGCCTTGCAACTCACTGGGAACTAGGAAGGGCTGGAACTCAAGTGTTTGTTAAAGGAGCCAGCCCCAGTGCCCGTGAATGCTCTGTCTGTGCTTCTCTGCCTTTCTGCACCGCGAGTGACCACACAGTGCTCCCACCTAAAGTCAGGAAAAGGTGAAGATCTGACAAAAGAGGGGAGAAACAGGCCCAGAGGTTGCTGTGAGTCCGGGGTTCGCAAAGTAACATCCTAGCACTAATGAAGACTCAGTGAGCAGAGAAAGGGCAAACTCTCTCAAAACATGTCTTATGTGTTCTGAAATTTTCTCTGGAACTTGTGTTAAATGGCAACCGGTTGGCACACTTGCTGcagcctcttccagcttctttctaaaacatcagatcagatcagtcgctcagtcgtgtccgactctttgggaccccatgaatcgcaccatgccaggcctccctgtccatcaccaactcccggagttcacccagactcaggtccatcgaggcagtgatgccatccagccatctcatcctctggcgtccccttctcctcctgcccccaatccctcccagcatcagagtcttttccaatgagtcaactcttcacatgaggtggccaaagtactggagtttcagctttagcatcattccttccaaagaaatcccagggctgatctccttcagaatggactggttggatctccttgcagtccaagggactctcaagagtcttctccaacaccacagttcaaaagcatcaattcttcggtgctcagctttcttcacagtccaactctcacatccatacatgaccacaggaaaaaccatagccttgactagacgaacctttgttggcaaagtaatgtctctgcttttgaatatgctgtctaggttggtcataactttccttccaaggagtaagcatcttcatGAAGACAAATCAGCCCAGATTTACAAGGGATCGCCCATATGTCTGAATgggaaacaaaaagataaatgaaataataggtTAGAAAGTAAAAGGCAAACAAAATGCCATCCAGCTTAAGCCTACCAGGTCATTTTAGCgtttcactttatatttttggttatTTCAGCAAACATTTGCTCATCTTAAAAGGGTGCAACATATTAAACATTtcacccttctttttttctttcaaaagatgGGAGTTTGATGTTCCAGCAAGTGCCAATGGTTGAAATTGATGGGATGAAGCTGGTGCAGACCAGAGCCATTCTCAACTACATTGCCACCAAATACAACCTCTACGGGAAAGATATAAAGGAGAGAGCCCTGTACGGTAGTGTTTAGTTTCATCCTCACAAATCATAGGAACAACTTAGGTCCTTCCCTGACTGAGCAGGAACAAAGCAGGGCATCATGACCAACAGGATGGTATAAACCTTATGGGGCATAACTGAGTCCAGTACTGCAAAGACCTATGAGTATGAGGGAAGAGTAAATAAACTTGAAGTGAAATCAACCGCCTATGGAAGAGGATACCGTCCATGGATATAGCACAGTGACAAGGTTTCCAAACATGAATGGTCTGTGAAGCGAAGAGGATGGTAGAACCAAGACTCTAGGGGTTCAGGCTCGTCTGAACTGGCCACCCACCAATAGCTAGAGACAAGGGACAACGCATCTGAGTATCTAGAAGATAAAGCTTAGAAAGGGAAGGATCTAAAGAAGTGGGTTTTTGAATTCCAAAAATTCAAAGAATGATGACCAGGAACTTAATTTATTAACCCTTTGTATGGACTGGCCACTAGACAAGGATTAGCAGAGGTTGAGCTCAGTATGGTAAGGTTACATCAAGCATTTCGATATAGTTTTAGTCAGCTAGATTTTTCAGTACAACTATATCCTGGGGGTGAGGGGTATTCTCTCTGTTGTGATGGgactacatgctgctgctgctgctgagtcgcttcagtcgtgtccgactctgtgcgaccccagagacagcagcccaccaggctcccctgtccctgggattctccaggcaagaacactggagtgggttgccatttccttttccaatgcatgaaactgaaaagtgaaagtgaagtggctcagtcgtgtccaactctttgcgaccccatggactgcagcctaccaggctcctctgtccatgggattttccaggcaagagtactggagtggggtgccattgccttctccggggactACATGATTGAAATTAAAATCTTgtaaggaacttcccaggtggcactaacagTAAAGAACTtgctagcaatgcaggagacataagagacctgggtttgatccctgggtctggaagacccactggaggagggcatggcgacccatgctagtattcttgcctggagaagaatcccatggacagaggagcctggtgggctatagtccaccgagtcacaaagagtcggtcgtatctgaagcaacttagcactcaagGAACTACTGCTGTTATtctaaaagttaaacatagagttacccatatgactcagcaattccttTCAAGAGGATTAAAAACACCCCCACACAAAATTTATACTCAGAAATTCATAGCAGTGTTGTTCATAATCAATAATTAGAATCAACAAAAATGTCCATTAACTgatgaaagaaagagggaaggttGGTCCATCCCTACAGTGGGATGTTATtcggccatgaaaaagaatgaagggtaCAGTCTTGAGAAATTCAAACAGAACCAGAGTCTGGCAATAGTATGTGGAGAGTGTTTCAGAACCAGGTTCTCCGGGAAATAACTGGAGAAAGTGCTGGTGTTGGGACTCTAAATGGGCCTGGTGTTCTAACAGgatgagagaggaagagggatgTGACTGGGACCGAGGTGCCAGGACtctgctggacatgactgaggtggtCCTAATGCATCACACCGACCATGATCAGACCACGTCATGGCAAAGATGGCACACCCAGGTGTGGTCCCAGTGCTTACCTGCACTGATTCCACCCGATTCCCTCACGCCTGTGACTATGGACGGGTCACTGATGTGCTCTGTCTCTATATTTGGTCATGTGTATAACAAAAAGATTACACATATGTTTACCCTGATGGCTTGTTCTAGAatgctaaaattaattttaaaaaacaaagctaaaTCACTGGCATAGAAAAATGCACCCAGTGGAGGAGAACTACTTTGCTACCTCTCAATGTCTCATTCTTACCCATTCCAAAAATCTAAGGCAGACACATTTGACAATTTGGTTATTTTATCTTTTCAGGATTGATATGTATTCAGAGGGTGTGGCAGATTTGGGTGAAATGATCATGCATTTTCCACTGTGCCCACCTGCTGAAAAAGATGCCAAGCTGACCCTAATCCGAGAGAAGACAACAAACCGTTATCTCCCTGCATTTGAAAATGTAAGTGGACTCTTCAGCATCTTTGGCAGTGAGGTCAGAGGACGAAGAAAAATAGTGCCTGGCATGGCCGGGGCATTCACCTTCAGCTCTGTGAGCCTTTCTAAATACTAATGTAGTACTCTGAGTCTCAGGGCACTTTATAAAAATTGAATGTATAGAAGAATTATACTAGTTTTACCCAAGTTATAATTTTTCAGCCAAATTTCTATTTACTCAAACCCAATCTGGAATTCTCTACTCAATGGAATTTCATGGTTATACTTAGAGCCTGGGTTATGGAAGCTCTGAGAGAGCCACACTGGAACCTGGAGTAGATGGATCCTTAGAACACGGTGCAGGGGCTTTGATTCAAGAAGAGCATGATGTCAGCAACACATCAGAAAATATTCTAGTGTCCTGTGTAGGGAGACATGAGACCAGCTGCCCGTCAGGAGAATGTGGAAGTGTTTTGGGGGTGATTGACATGTATCTAGATAGATATGGGGGCAGTGGggtggagagaaagagacagaggaaaactTGTTCAGGAAAAAGTAATCGAGATATTTTGGGACATGACTCTCAGacttttgaagaaagtgaaataaaatcaatGAAGTAGTGTTCCATCATTATAGCTAGTACGTATTTTAGTTTTTTCTGTTTGAAAGTTTCATGATCAAAAATACCTGAAATCAGGCTCAACTAAAAGCAtgaaccaccccccgccccgcctgccgtccgccaaaaaaaaaaaaaaaaaaaagaaaaaagattgtaAGACCAGGAAATGAGAGCAAAAGAGTTGAGAAGGAATACAGAGTCTGCATTAGTTTGCTCAGGGTGGTAGAAGGCTGTCATGAAGATGGAGACACTGCccaaggaggagggagagaaggagagagagagacggaTGAAGGGTCATGTTGTGGAGTTCAGGGCTGCACACTTGAGGGTGTGTGGTCCACAAAAACACGGTGCAGGCGGTGCTAAGGCCTTGGCCCAGTGGCAGAAGTAAGGCAGCCACAGCGAGGTGtgaacaggaaaaggaaatggtggtCTGCCTTCCACTGGGGATGAAGAGGGAACAGCAAGAACCTACCTGGCCCGTCTCTGAGTTGGAGGGAGCAGAAGGTCTGAGGTTCCCACCTGCCCAGCGAGGGGCAGAGATGGAAGTGGGGCTGGGCGAGGGACAGGGGAGGAGCAGGGGTCCAGCCTGCCAGGACCTGTGTCCCTGATCTGATCCCTCCATTTGCCAGGTGCTGAAGAGCCATGGACAAGACTACCTGGTGGGCAACAAGCTGAGCAGGGCTGACATCCACCTGGTTGAACTTCTCTACTATGTGGAAGAGCTGGACCCCAGCCTTTTGGCCAACTTCCCTCTGCTGAAGGTGAGCGCTCCCACGGCCCTGGAGGCCAGACACACCCCCACTCGGCATCTGCTCTCTGGACCCTGGGACTGGGGTGCTAGGGTCCCCATCCCTGTCCAGGCCTCGCTGCCCCCCGGTCTCCTCAGTTCACTCCAAGGCCCTGGTCTGGAGTGTGGAAAGAATCTGTCAAGCCAAGGACATCAGAGGTGGACTCTGCCCCACGGAAAACACCCTGCCTTTTACCAGGAGAGAGACCCAGGGCTGGCTGTCTCTTCGTCCCTCTTCCACTTCAGCCTCTGTCCTgatttcctcttccctcccctctgtCCCGCGTGTGTCCTTCTTTCCCTGAGTCTGTCTGAGTGGGTTTCCCCCCATCTCACTTCTTCCCTTCAATTCCTGTTCCTTCTCTCACACGTTGATTTCTCTCTCCCCGTTTCTCTCTCTGAGGGCAGATTGGCTCCGACTGACCTCACACATGACCTTTCATGTTTTCCGTCTTCAGTTCCAGCCCCGTGTCCTAGCTCTTCTTGTCTTGACATCTGGAGCCTTAATCTGTGCTGATATCTCACACACTCCTCTTCGTTACACTGCACTTGAGGGTCAACCCACTTGAGGGTAGGAAGATCGGGAAGCAGAAAGGAGGGTTACACTAAGACCTCTCTGGGGAAAACTGGGCTGTCCCCTTCCTGTCTCATGAGAGTCCTCCTGGTGCTGATGGAGGCGCCTCGGCTGGCCCTTGTCTAGGAGGGTCTCAGAGTCCCTGCTGGGTTGCATAGTGACAGGGCTGCTCTTTAGCTGCACTCTGAGCTGTgttctcgtgcattgcaggcccTAAAAGCCAGAGTCAGCAATATCCCGGCCGTGAAGAAATTTCTGCAGCCTGGCAGCCAGAGGAAGCCTCCCGCggatgagaaaaaaatagaagaagccAGGAAGGTTTTCAAGTTTTAGTAAAGCCAACGGGGCTGCCCAGGACAAATCTTCTGAAATTTTCTAACAATGAAACAATAAAGCTCCTATGAGCAGATTTACTtccaatgtgttcttttttactaCGATCTCCTTCTCACCTTTctggtttggaatgaaaacataaataagaaCAGGAAACAGATGATATATTCCTGTACTATTTTCCAAGGATCATCCTATAACATCTGTCACATAGCCTATCAAAGAGAAAAGTGTAACAGTTTATATCTGACATTCTTAGGTTTTCACAGGAAAGAGCTACCTTTCTGAGGTCATGGAAGaaagacattttctttatttctttgagaGATATTTTCCATCTGAtaataaaatgtcttttcttaTGCGTTTCTGAACAACTCTTTTGTCTACTGTGGGCTCTCCAGTGTTCTGGGAGGTGGGCAAGCAATAAGAACCCAGTGGACCCAACCTCTGTGCTCAGGGGACCCTGCTGTGGCCGCCTGGTCATTGCAGCTCTGCTGCAAGAGGCTCTGTGGGGCTCTGCACAGGGGCCTCACGCTCATTTGACAAGGTCCCCCAGATCAGATCTCTATGATACAGGTGACATGTGTGAATTTGATGTGAATGAATATATATGACGTCATTTCCCCTGGCCTCTCATGGAGCCAGGGAGCCTGGATTGGGAGTGATTCTGGCTCTGGTCATACGTGGGCCCTGCGGTGAACACTCCCCAAGAAACCTGGCCTTTGGAGTATCAGGTTCTGTTCTTCCTGGACTGAGCTGCCCACCTCACCCTCACCCCGGAAACCCCAGGTGAAGGGGCGGGGCCAGAGCTGACA of the Bubalus kerabau isolate K-KA32 ecotype Philippines breed swamp buffalo chromosome 3, PCC_UOA_SB_1v2, whole genome shotgun sequence genome contains:
- the LOC129647566 gene encoding glutathione S-transferase A1 isoform X1, coding for MAGKPTLHYFNGRGRMECIRWLLAAAGVEFEEKFIEKPEDLDKLKNDGSLMFQQVPMVEIDGMKLVQTRAILNYIATKYNLYGKDIKERALIDMYSEGVADLGEMIMHFPLCPPAEKDAKLTLIREKTTNRYLPAFENVLKSHGQDYLVGNKLSRADIHLVELLYYVEELDPSLLANFPLLKALKARVSNIPAVKKFLQPGSQRKPPADEKKIEEARKVFKF
- the LOC129647566 gene encoding glutathione S-transferase A1 isoform X2, which encodes MYSEGVADLGEMIMHFPLCPPAEKDAKLTLIREKTTNRYLPAFENVLKSHGQDYLVGNKLSRADIHLVELLYYVEELDPSLLANFPLLKALKARVSNIPAVKKFLQPGSQRKPPADEKKIEEARKVFKF